CCCACCATGGGAAAGGGAATCCCTGGGTCCCCAGccttccctgtgctgggggGACCCAGAGGAGCGACACTGGAGGACCAGCTGTGCACCAGCGTGTTGACTTTCTCCTGAAAAATCACGGCTGAGTAATCACCACGTTTTCAATCAAATGTGtttatgaaaaaacaaaaggttttCAATCCCTCTCCGCAGAGATGCAGGGGGTTCACGGGACCGCAGCCGGCAGGAATGGTAAATACGTTAATCGGCCGGGCAATAACAGAGGGcagcccagggatggggaggggagatgGGGAGCAGAGAATTCAGCTTGTGAGTCTCTGACCCTTGTAAAGTTTTGTTAAACTGTAAATTTGGAGTTACCACAGCCTGGGTTGTTTGCAGGGATATCTgtgttcctgctgctttcttcttttccattgtctgtcttttctttcccttcattttctgcctttgtttttctttttttacttttttttttttttctcttatgtgAAGACAGCCTAGAAAGGTCATGCCACCCATACTCTGGGGGGAGATGGATATATTCCTGTGGGAGCTGAGTGGTTTGGAAGGGAGCCAACACACCCAAGGAGCTTCAGCCCAGAGGAGGGTTTTgttgcgtgtgtgtgtgtgtgtgtgtgcgcgcgcggtgtgtgtgtttttcaaCAGCTCCAAGCATTCAAGCCTTGTTTTTCCTATTCGGCACTACGGATTATGGATGAATAAGCATAAAGATATCCaggcaacattaaaaaaaacccaaaccctctaCCATATACAATCTCTTAATACAGTCTTGGCTTTGTGGAGTCCAGCGCTGGGTTATTTACCCAATAACTGAGTTTCCTTTCTGATTATTCACATCACTCCAGGCACATTCAGGGTTTCAGAACAGCGTGATGGAGGCAGaaacttcactttttctttttttttttttccttttataattttcttttttacaccCTCAGCTTGTTTGGGTGGTGGCTGATGAAGATGCAGTGATTTCACACCGAGCTTCCTCGGGCCAAAAGGCACCTCTGGGGACACGCACAGCTACGGCGGAACAGCCCGCGTGTCTCTCCAGTTTTGCCCGCCTGGTTTGTGTCAGCCTGGCCGTAGGGAGGCATGGGGGCTACTTTTTGGCCAAAAATTTTCCCCCCAACACTCACAATAGGCACAGATGAACTGGGGGATGCAAGGAGGGCCCTGATCACGCCATCCCACACGGTGCCGCCAGCCCTGGCCACTTGTGCTGGGGCCGTGGCCACACTGGTGTAATGACTTCTCCTCCGTGCCTACAGAAAGTCTGGCTGGTTTCCTCCAGCGCACTGCATGATCTAAGGCCCCATGGCCCTGGTGTACAGCCAAGGAGAGTTGCCCAAAATCTTCCTGCTGGTTGCCAAGTCCTAGCCTGAGCGCCGTGGCTCCTGCCATCGCTGGCTGCAGTAGACGGGAGGCAAGAAAACGGCTAGTGACTCAGGGCAGGGGTGTCTCTGCTGGGCACGCACCCGGCATGTTTTGACATTGCCATTTCTGCTTGCTTGTTCCCATTTCTGGTTGCCGAAAATGTGCTTTCCCACCAGTCTCCCTTGCACGCAGGTAGGTGCTGCGGCAGCACACAAGCATTCAGACgggttctttttctcttttgggtCTAGAACTCCATCCGGCACAACCTCTCCTTGAATAAGTGCTTCATCAAGGTGCCCCGGGAGAAAGGCGAGCCGGGGAAAGGCGGCTTCTGGAAGCTGGACCCCCAACACGCTGACCGGCTCAAGAACGGTGCCTTCAAAAAGCGGAGGACATCCCCCGTGCAGATCCACCCGGCCTTCACCAACGGGGCCCAGCCCGGAGCACCGTTtgccaccagctcagctgctccggcttgcacctccagcagcatccTCACTGTCAACACCcagtcacagcagctgctgaaagagTTTGAAGAAGTCACCGGTGGCCACAACGCGAATGCGGCGGACGGCAAGGCAGGGCACAAGCGCAGGCACAGCTCGCCCAAGAGAACAGCCAAGGTGCCTCGGCTTTCCAGCTCAGCCTTGCTGACTCAGGAAGAGCAGACCGAGCTGGGGTCGCTGAAAGGTGACTTTGACTGGGAAGCCATTTTCAACACCAACCTGAATGGAGACTTCTCTGCTTTGGGGGACCTGGACCTCATGCCTGCCATCAGCATCGTAACACGTGACCTGGACTTGATGTTACATGGGCACCACGTCGACTgtccccaggggcaggagcaggtcCTCACTGAGTCCAACAAGAACATCCTGGACATTGACGAAACCTTCATGGCCACTTCTTTCCTGCAGCACCCCTGGGATGAAGGGACAAATGATTACCTCTCCAACTGTGTCAACATGGAGCAGTTATTTGACCTCAACGATGCCTCTTTACCAGCAGATGAGAGCGACTGGAGCAGTCTGGCGTCCCTCTTATAAAGTAGCCAGTCACCATTCAAAGCCCGCACAGACTTTAGTAGGATGTGCCCCCCATGCTGCTGGGAATTACAAGGGACAAGATTTTCTAGAGACAGAGACCTCCACAGTGACTTTTACCAGCTTCATTGTACGATTATTCACAGAAACACcgggggggagaaaaaaccaccaccacaggAACTCCTTGATAGATCATTAAAGGACACATCAGAATTCTCTGGTCCACCAGTTTCCTCAAGGCAAGAAATATAACactacttatttttttacttttggaggaagaaattTGAActacaatatttctttttccatggaGGTGGTCACGGCATATGTTCCTTCAGGGCTAAAGGAGAACACCTGCTACATCCCTTCTAAGACATGAGGTTCCTGGTGGCTTTAGGACTTGATAGACTAAGTGCAATTTCTTCACCCTTTCGTCTTGCCgtttctcattcctttttctgtctgagGTAGCTGGTAGGTACAGCGTGTTAATTAGCAGCAAGCAAATAGAGGTCCCTTCTGGATTGTTCTGAGTTCAGCCTCCCTCCTGACTTGTGCCtagggaagaagaagaagaaaaggtttaTAAATTCAGCAAGCCTGCCTCTTTAGATGTTTTTATATAAtctattatatattatatattcaAAGAAACCTATATTTTTAGCACTAGACTTTCTTAATAGTGGGAGGATAGGGGAAAAACAGTTTGGGGgctgttttgtattttcactCTTTAAAGGCTTGTGTTCACTGTTCTGTAAACCAAGACTACGCAAGGGATaattcctgcagcagcagcagcagcagcaacaacaggTTTTGATAAGAATCCAGCAATTGGTCCTGGCGGAAGAGCAGCAGGGACTAGGGCTCTCCCAGAACTGTCTTTCATAGTTTTTGTAACCAAAATCCTTGCTGTGCTTGCCAAAGGGCCAAGACCACCGTAAGCCCTCCCTGTCTTTCACCAGCTGACATAGACCCTCTCCATTTTTTTGGACTGATGCTGTTGCCCTCCACTACCTTTGCTCATCCATCAGGCTCCAAGTGGCTGCCAGGGCAATGCAGGACCCTGATTAAGGAGACACTTTTGGGGGAGCTGTAAGGGAACTGCCGTTGCATGGCCATCAGCTGGTGTTGATGTGTCAAACCACATCCAATGCTGCCAGGTGGGactgagaaggaaagaaattcaCATTCAGGCTCCACTCAAGAGCTCAGGCCAAACACTGTGCGTGCAACGGGCTCTGGGGACAGCAGTGAAGATCAAGTCCCGTGCAGCTGGGAACAGCTCATCAGCTGGCAGAGCCGCAGGCTGGACACACACGGAAGCTTTGGCCCTTTGACTTGGGGTGCAGCAAGAGCGTGGCAGGGTCTCAGCAAAGTAGCTCAGAAGCATTCTGAGAGTGGAGCCAAACTCTGCAGAAACATGACGTGGAGCTCTCAAGCACTACATTCTTTGCCTCTCCTTTGCTGTAGGTTATTAGAAGTAAGAGTAGCCATTAGGTGGGAGTAAGTAGAAGCAGTAGTTTTAGTGGTGTGTCTTAGACTTGCCGAAAATTGGTACATTGGAGGATTGTACATAGTTCGTTTTTTGTCTACAAGAGCACTTCGGACCTTCATGTAAGCAATATAATTGAGAGAATAGTTGTAGTTTATCaataaaaaagccttaaaaacaaatataaattacaCTTAGAGTAATTTGCACCCAGATCTGGGGAGAGTGTTGGAGCCGTGGAAGTAGGAGCGCAAGTCCCGCATTCCCCCCGAGTAAAGCATGGGCCAGGATGAGAACCATCACGTTCAGTGCATGAAAGCAAcggagctggggctgggccgCTGCCTTCCCCCGGTGAGATGCTTTGCCATGGGATGCCACCACATGGCTGGGGAtggtgtccctggggctggggcgtGAGGACCATGTCTCTGGGGGGCTTTGAGGGCCGGTGTAGATGTTTATATCTGTATTGACAAtgcttctttgtatttcttgcttttgttattttgtcCTGGTTTAGGGCCTCTATACTGATGCTGAAGAACTGCAGAGACACGTGTGCAATTTAACCTTTTTcatggaaagtattttaaatattaaaaaaaaacaacaaaacaccctgaagaaaactcctttctgccTCCTTGTTTCCTTCCAGCAGCGCCTGGCTCCATCTGACCCTCCCGACCTGGAGGTAGGGGACATCTCACCAGCCCGGCCCTGGCTGTACAGCCAGCCCCTGTACAGGGATGCTACCACTCCCCCTCTGCAGCGCCACAGCAATTCCCCATGGGGAAACCGAGGCACAAGCCAGCACCTGCGTGGCAGTGGTTACACACTGCCCGTGCGGCACAAGGGTGGCCGCGCTCAGTGTCCCAAGTCCTGGGAGCTGCTCCCAACCCCTGGAGcatccttccctgcctctgcagggagctgctgggggtgACACGGTGGCGGTGGGAGCGCCCGGGACTACCCCTCTGCTTGTGCCATGTCCCCACCCGGCTCTGTAGATGCCCCTGGGAAGGAAACACAAGTGGCTTTGGAGCCTCCCGGGTACAGGGTGGCGAGAGGAGCTGCACAGAAGCCACAGGAATAGCTGAGCCCTCGCGAGGCCAATTACgcccaggaggagctgggctctgctcaAGCGGGGAAGAAGAGCAGCGCACACCCAGCTGCCAGCGCAGCCGGTGCAGACAGGGCAGCGGGTTTGGGTCTGGGGGCAGCGGGTTTGGGGAGCCCCATGGGGAGGGCAGGTTGGctcagggctgtggggctgggtgcgAGGGAGGCCGGGGCCAGGCTCTGTGCccacagctgtggggcagggctgTCACCCGGGATGCTGGGAGAAGGGGGCTGGAAGGGGACTCCGGAGAAGGGCGGTCTGGCCCCTGCACCGTGGCGGCTCATCCCccctgccaggctggagcatctccaggGACAGAGATCCCCCTCCGCGCCCTGCCTGGGGCTCATCCTTCAGACGGACCCACTCCGGGATGTCCCGTCCCTCTTGCCCTAGGGacacagccctccccagcagatGCCGGAGCACCCTGTCACCTCCCCAGGGATCTGCTGGATCCCATGGgcaccaggcactgcagcagtcagccccagggctgcctggtTGCTCTGCAGGGGTCACAGCTCTTCCCAGGCTGGCCAGTCTCAACACAAAATAAGGGCTGAGCTCACTGCAGAGCCTAGCCTCGGCTCGTGTGTGCTTCGTGCCGGGAGAGCAGGATGTGACCCTTGGGATGAGGTAGGGTTATCCCTTGGCGGTGGCAGCTTTCACGGGGCTCTGGCAGGAGCAGTGGCTGGAGTTTGGAGGCAGATCTGGGCTCTCCTCTTGGGGACGCTGGGGACCAGGAACCCCAAAAGGCAATAAGGAATTCCCGGTCCTGGCTTCTCCTCCTCTCAGCACCCTGGTGGTAGCACTGcgggagctgctctgtgctccccCCGGGTAACGGTGCCACTGGCAGGGCTGCAAAAAGCTGGCAGCCCCCTTGTCCCTCAGTCCACTTATTTGCGTTGTTTTGCCAGGCACAACCGCGCAGGTCCTGGTTTTACCCCGCCTGGAAAGGGAcgagcccccagcaccccagccctgaGAGCGGAGTGCAGAGAACAACCTGGCCAGGAAAAAGTATTCCGGCCTGTCGGAGCCAGCTGAGGGGTTTAAAGCGAGAAAGGGTGAATATGCTGGGGGGCCGGGTACCCAAACAAGCTGTCACTGCCCGAGGCTTCTGGAGGAGGCTGAGGCACGGACTCCTGAGTCTGACCACAAGACCCTTCATTAGTCCCAAACCCACCTTATCTGTCCTCGTCACTGTCCACGCGCAACATACTAAAACATCCCTGGTCAGTCACTACTGATCACGCGCTTTCTGCTTGGCTACAGACAACGGGTTAAGCCCTAAGCTACACCCCCCCCGCACTCGGTGCATTTCTGTGAGTTTCACGTTCTCAGCCAGCCGCCGAGACGCGGCACCGCGCACCCGCTGCGGCCTCGCTCCACGTCCCCTTTGCCTTCCCGGCCCGCagctcctcctttccctcccctgcagccTTCCAGGCCCTTCACAGGCACCGTGCCCTCCGGCGCTCGCCATCGAGCTCTCTACAGCTTCTCCCCGGCGCGGGGAAAGCCCGTCCTGCGGAACGGGGCAGGTGGTTGAGCCCCGCCCCCCAcgcgcccccgcccgccccccgccacGCGCCCCGCCACGCGCCCCCCCACGCGCCCCCCGCGACTGTTGGGCTCGGCACCGTTTAAACGCGGGCGGAACCCgcagccccggcgcggccggTGCGGGGCTCCCCGGTCCCGGCCGGCCtcggcagccccgccgctgccccagAGCCGGGGGGCGCGTTTGCAGCCCCCAGCGAACAGGCGCCGCACCCCCGGCCCGGGAAGAAGCCAAAGCCGAACTGCCGGCTCGCTGCGAGCGCGGTGCTGAGAGGGGctccgcgccccggccccggctggCCCGGGCGGACCaggtgaaggcagcagcagaaacgGCCCCGAACCCAGGGAGTGGGCAGCGGGGGGGACTCGAAGGGCTTTGCCCGAGGTGTCGGACCCTGACATTTAGTCCTGCTAGCGGCAGGTGCGACAAACGGCCCCGCTCCGTGggctgccggggctgggctTTGGCTCTTCCCGGGGGTTTCCCTTGGTTTTGGAAAATTCTGCCTTCGGCCGAAGGCTTgctgggcagcaccagcccaCCGGGGTGGGCGTGGGTGACACCGGGGCGCGGGGCCCTGAGGGCATCTCCCCGAGCTCTGGGGCTGCCGAAGCACCCCGGGGGAGGCACTGCGGCTCTGGTGCGCAGCACCCCGGGGTGGGTCTCGCTCAGTGGTGCTGGGGGCACCCAGACCCGGTCCTGCCCGCGTgccagagagcagctgtgcCTCGGGGAGCCCCAACCCCCTCTCTGCTGTTATTGCAGGACCTGCCCCGCGCCCTCCTTCCCCTTCACGTGCGCCCCGGGACTGCAAGAGCTGCCGACACACCGAGCCATGGCTGAGGGGTGGCTGAacagcctgcaggcaggcaaggACAGAGGGCACACGGGCAGCGTGGGGGACTCGCATGATCTCAACGACAGCCTGACCAGCCTCATGTGGCTGTGTGACTTCTCCATCGTTGGGATCGCCCTGGACGAgtcctcctgctgccccagtgGCCCAGACCCGCACAACGGTCACAAGGTCCCCAGCTTTGCCCCACCGTGCTCACCCACGACCTCTGACACGGCGTGCATGGGCATATCACACACCCCttgccctgccagctcctcttACACCTCGAGCACAGCCAACCACCCCGTGGCCGTGCACCCGCAGCTCGCGGGGGACATTGACTACAAGACCAACCCGCACGTCAAGCCACCCTACTCCTATGCCACCCTCATCCGCATGGCAATGGAGGCCAGCAAGAAGCCCAAAATCAGCGTGTCCGACATCTACAAGTGGATCATGGACAACTTCTGCTACTTCCGACACGCTGATCCCACCTGGCAGGTAGGACGGAGATCTGGAGACCTCTTgccttctcccttctccccacaggGCTACGGAGGGCTTTCCGAGGCAAGGTCCCATGGGGATGCCCAAAATCTTCCCGCTGGTTGCCAAGTCCTAGCCTGAGCGCCGTGGCTCCTGCCATCGCTGGCTGCAGTAGACGGGAGGCAAGAAAACGGCTAGTGACTCAGGGCAGGGGTGTCTCTGCTGGGCACGCACCCGGCATGTTTTGACGTTGCCATTTCTGCTTGCTTGTTCCCATTTCTGGTTGCCAAAAATGTGCTTTCCCACCAGTCTCCCTTGCACGCAGGTAGGTGCTGCGGCAGCACACAAGCATTCAGACgggttctttttctcttttgggtCTAGAGCTCCATCCGGCACAACCTCTCCTTGAATAAGTGCTTCATCAAGGTGCCCCGGGAGAAAGGCGAGCCGGGGAAAGGCGGCTTCTGGAAGCTGGACCCCCAACACGCCGGCCAGCTCGAGAACGGTGCCGTCAAAAAGCGGAGGGCACCCCCCGTGCAGATCCACCCGGCCTTCACCAACGGGGCCCAGCCCGGAGCACCGTTtgccaccagctcagctgctccggcttgcacctccagcagcatccTCACTGTCAACACCCagttgcagcagctgctgaaagagTTTGAAGAAGTCACCGGTGGCCACAACGCGAATGCGGCGGACGGCAAGGCAGGGCACAAGCGCAGGCACAGCTCGCCCAAGAGAACAGCCAAGGTGCCTCGGCTTTCCAGCTCGGCCTTGCTGACTCGGGAAGAGCAGACCGAGCTGGGGTCGCTGGAAGGTGACTTTGACTGGGAAGCCATTTTCAACACCAGCCTGGATGGAGACTTCTCTGCTTTGGGGGACCTGGACCTCATGCCTGCCATCAGCCCCGTAACACACAACCTGGACCTGGCGGTGCACGGGGACCACGTCGACTgtccccaggggcaggagcaggtcCTCACTGAGTCCAACAAGAACATCCTGGACTTGGACGAAACCTTCATGGCCACTTCTTTCCTGCAGCACGCCTGGGATGAAGGGACAAATGATTACCTCTCCAGCTGTGCCAACATGGAGCAGTTATTTGACCTCAACGATGCCGCTCTACTAGCAGATGAGCATGGGCCAGGCTGAGAACCGTCACGTTCAGTGCATGAAAGCACGCACTGGGGCTGGGCCGCTGCCTTCCCCCGGCGGGATGCTTTGCCATGGGATGCCACCACATGGCTGGGGATGGTGTCCCTGGGGCCGGGGCATGAGGGCCATGTCTCTGGGGGGGCTTTGGGGGTCGGCGTAGATGTTTAT
This genomic interval from Falco peregrinus isolate bFalPer1 chromosome 2, bFalPer1.pri, whole genome shotgun sequence contains the following:
- the FOXJ1 gene encoding forkhead box protein J1; translation: MAEGWLNSLQAGKDRGHTGSVGGSHDLDDSLTSLMWLRDFSIVDATMGKSSYCPSGPDLHDSHKVPSFAAPCSPLAADPACMGIPHTPCNPISSSTSRTANHPVAMHPQLVEDIDYKTNPHVKPPYSYATLICMAMEASKKPKITLSDIYKWITDNFCYFRHADPTWQNSIRHNLSLNKCFIKVPREKGEPGKGGFWKLDPQHADRLKNGAFKKRRTSPVQIHPAFTNGAQPGAPFATSSAAPACTSSSILTVNTQSQQLLKEFEEVTGGHNANAADGKAGHKRRHSSPKRTAKVPRLSSSALLTQEEQTELGSLKGDFDWEAIFNTNLNGDFSALGDLDLMPAISIVTRDLDLMLHGHHVDCPQGQEQVLTESNKNILDIDETFMATSFLQHPWDEGTNDYLSNCVNMEQLFDLNDASLPADESDWSSLASLL
- the LOC101921707 gene encoding forkhead box protein J1-like, producing the protein MAEGWLNSLQAGKDRGHTGSVGDSHDLNDSLTSLMWLCDFSIVGIALDESSCCPSGPDPHNGHKVPSFAPPCSPTTSDTACMGISHTPCPASSSYTSSTANHPVAVHPQLAGDIDYKTNPHVKPPYSYATLIRMAMEASKKPKISVSDIYKWIMDNFCYFRHADPTWQSSIRHNLSLNKCFIKVPREKGEPGKGGFWKLDPQHAGQLENGAVKKRRAPPVQIHPAFTNGAQPGAPFATSSAAPACTSSSILTVNTQLQQLLKEFEEVTGGHNANAADGKAGHKRRHSSPKRTAKVPRLSSSALLTREEQTELGSLEGDFDWEAIFNTSLDGDFSALGDLDLMPAISPVTHNLDLAVHGDHVDCPQGQEQVLTESNKNILDLDETFMATSFLQHAWDEGTNDYLSSCANMEQLFDLNDAALLADEHGPG